From Stenotrophomonas nitritireducens, the proteins below share one genomic window:
- the ileS gene encoding isoleucine--tRNA ligase yields the protein MSQDYKATLHLPATEFPMRGDLPKREPGILARWEEQGIYAQLRENAKGRPLFVLHDGPPYANGQIHLGHAVNKILKDIIVKSRYIDGFDAPYVPGWDCHGLPIEIAVEKKWGKVGVKLDAEQFRQKCREYAEEQINLQRADFKRLGVIGDWENPYKTLSFDFEANEIRALAKIVANGHLVRGAKPVHWCFDCGSALAEAEIEYQDKTSPAIDVAYAARDSKALAASFGVELPAGVEVAVPIWTTTPWTLPASLAVSLGAEIDYALVEGPAHNGQPRWLVLASALAERALGRYGVAEVVVHGHAKGSALENQLLAHPFYANRDIPLLNGEHVSDTDGTGAVHTAPGHGQEDFAVSQQYGLMDKYNAGQINPIDGRGVYLSSTPPAGTVELAGQHLWKAQPLIVEVLRESGALLAFFEIQHSYPHCWRHKTPVVFRATPQWFISMDKANLRNDAMAAIDNVGWFPSWGKARINSMVDGRPDWCISRQRTWGVPIALFTHRETGEPHPRSVELMRQVADRVEQGGIDVWYSLDATELLGDEAAQYEKVTDILDVWFDSGVTHEGVLLARGFGKPADLYLEGSDQHRGWFQSSLLTGVAIDKHAPYKQCLTHGFTVDEHGRKMSKSLGNGIEPQEIMRTLGADILRLWIASADYSNEMSLSQEILKRNADAYRRLRNTARFLLGNLDGFDPVQHVVPLADMVALDRWIVHRAFELQEKIKAAYANYNMAEIVQLLLNFCSVDLGSLYLDVTKDRLYTMQEDSRGRRSAQTAMFHIAEAFVRWVAPILTFTAEELWGYLPGKRAENVLFTTWYDGLAPLPADAQLNAADFDQLLALREQVSKVLEPMRANGAIGAALEAEITVAANEEQAARWQPLAEELRFLFISGDVSVRPATTDEVFVSAQPTDKAKCVRCWHYRADVGSVAAHPELCGRCASNIDGAGEDRRWF from the coding sequence GTGAGCCAGGATTACAAAGCCACCCTCCATCTGCCCGCAACGGAATTCCCGATGCGCGGCGACCTGCCCAAGCGTGAGCCGGGCATCCTGGCACGTTGGGAAGAGCAGGGCATTTACGCGCAGCTTCGTGAAAACGCGAAAGGCCGCCCGCTGTTCGTACTGCACGATGGCCCGCCGTATGCCAACGGCCAGATCCACCTGGGTCACGCGGTCAACAAGATCCTCAAGGACATCATCGTCAAGTCGCGTTATATCGACGGCTTCGATGCGCCCTACGTGCCGGGCTGGGACTGCCATGGCCTGCCGATCGAAATCGCGGTCGAGAAGAAGTGGGGCAAGGTTGGCGTCAAGCTCGATGCCGAGCAGTTCCGGCAGAAGTGCCGCGAGTACGCCGAAGAGCAGATCAACTTGCAGCGCGCTGATTTCAAGCGCCTGGGTGTGATCGGCGATTGGGAGAACCCGTACAAGACGCTGAGCTTCGACTTCGAGGCCAATGAAATCCGTGCGCTGGCCAAGATCGTCGCCAACGGCCACCTGGTGCGTGGCGCCAAGCCGGTGCATTGGTGCTTCGACTGCGGCTCGGCGCTGGCCGAGGCCGAGATCGAATACCAGGACAAGACCTCGCCGGCCATCGACGTGGCCTATGCCGCGCGTGACTCCAAGGCGCTGGCGGCCAGCTTCGGTGTCGAGCTGCCGGCCGGTGTGGAAGTGGCCGTGCCGATCTGGACCACCACGCCGTGGACGCTGCCGGCTTCGCTGGCGGTGTCGCTGGGTGCGGAAATCGATTACGCACTGGTGGAAGGGCCGGCCCACAACGGCCAGCCGCGTTGGCTGGTACTGGCCTCGGCGCTGGCCGAGCGCGCGCTGGGCCGCTATGGCGTGGCCGAAGTGGTCGTGCACGGCCATGCCAAGGGTTCGGCGCTGGAGAACCAGCTGCTCGCCCACCCGTTCTATGCCAACCGCGACATCCCGCTGCTCAATGGCGAGCACGTCTCCGATACCGACGGTACCGGTGCGGTGCACACCGCGCCGGGCCACGGCCAGGAAGACTTCGCGGTCAGCCAGCAGTACGGGCTGATGGACAAGTACAACGCCGGCCAGATCAATCCGATCGATGGCCGTGGCGTGTACCTGTCGTCGACGCCGCCGGCCGGTACGGTCGAGCTGGCCGGTCAGCACCTGTGGAAAGCACAGCCGCTGATCGTCGAGGTGCTGCGTGAAAGCGGCGCGCTGCTGGCCTTCTTCGAAATCCAGCACAGCTACCCGCATTGCTGGCGGCACAAGACGCCGGTGGTGTTCCGCGCCACCCCGCAGTGGTTCATCTCGATGGACAAGGCCAATCTGCGCAACGACGCGATGGCAGCCATCGACAACGTGGGCTGGTTCCCGAGCTGGGGCAAGGCGCGCATCAACAGCATGGTCGACGGCCGCCCGGACTGGTGCATCAGCCGCCAGCGCACCTGGGGCGTGCCGATCGCATTGTTCACCCATCGCGAAACCGGTGAGCCGCACCCGCGCAGCGTCGAGCTGATGCGGCAGGTGGCCGACCGCGTGGAGCAGGGTGGAATCGACGTCTGGTATTCGCTGGACGCCACCGAGCTGCTCGGCGATGAAGCCGCGCAGTACGAGAAGGTCACCGACATCCTCGATGTCTGGTTCGACTCCGGCGTCACCCACGAAGGCGTGCTGCTCGCACGTGGCTTCGGCAAGCCGGCCGATCTGTACCTGGAAGGTTCGGACCAGCACCGCGGCTGGTTCCAGTCCTCGCTGCTGACCGGTGTGGCCATCGACAAGCATGCGCCGTACAAGCAGTGCCTGACCCACGGCTTCACCGTGGACGAGCACGGCCGCAAGATGTCCAAGTCGCTGGGCAACGGCATCGAGCCGCAGGAAATCATGCGCACCCTGGGCGCGGACATCCTGCGCCTGTGGATTGCCTCGGCCGACTACAGCAACGAGATGTCGCTGTCGCAGGAAATCCTCAAGCGCAACGCCGACGCCTATCGTCGTCTGCGTAATACCGCGCGCTTCCTGCTCGGCAACCTGGACGGTTTCGACCCGGTCCAGCATGTAGTGCCGCTGGCGGACATGGTCGCCCTGGACCGCTGGATCGTGCATCGCGCGTTCGAGCTGCAGGAGAAGATCAAGGCGGCCTACGCCAACTACAACATGGCCGAGATCGTGCAGCTGCTGCTGAACTTCTGCAGCGTCGACCTGGGCTCGTTGTACCTGGACGTGACCAAGGACCGCCTGTACACGATGCAGGAAGATTCGCGCGGCCGTCGTTCGGCGCAGACGGCGATGTTCCATATCGCCGAGGCGTTCGTGCGCTGGGTGGCACCGATCCTGACCTTCACCGCCGAAGAGCTGTGGGGCTACCTGCCGGGCAAGCGTGCCGAGAACGTGCTGTTCACCACCTGGTACGACGGCCTAGCGCCGTTGCCGGCCGACGCACAGCTCAACGCCGCTGATTTCGACCAGCTGTTGGCACTGCGCGAGCAGGTCTCCAAGGTGCTGGAGCCGATGCGTGCCAATGGCGCCATCGGTGCCGCGCTGGAAGCGGAGATCACCGTTGCCGCCAATGAAGAACAGGCCGCGCGTTGGCAGCCGCTGGCCGAGGAACTGCGCTTCCTGTTCATCAGTGGCGACGTCAGCGTGCGCCCGGCAACCACCGACGAGGTGTTTGTCAGCGCGCAGCCAACCGACAAGGCCAAGTGCGTGCGTTGCTGGCATTACCGCGCCGATGTCGGCTCGGTGGCGGCGCATCCGGAGCTGTGCGGGCGCTGTGCCAGCAATATCGATGGCGCCGGTGAAGACCGTCGCTGGTTCTAA
- a CDS encoding bifunctional riboflavin kinase/FAD synthetase yields MSRLFRDVEGGVLFPQGSVVCIGAFDGLHLGHRALVRHAVARARALGVPAVALGFEPLPREFFAKDNPPPRLMLARDKVATLRELGVDSVGLLRFDAKMVAITAEDFVRDMLVRRLGAREVWIGPKFHFGNRRGGDIALLQAMGAELGFVAGEIEPVHLNGERISSTRIRELIVAGEFAHAGELLGRPYSIGGRVVRGRQLGRTLGFPTANLRFPKTPALSGIYATWVHGVFEQPWPSVSSFGTRPTVEGVEPLLEAHLFDFSGDLYGRHIEVEFVAKLRDEEKFNDLPALTEQMHRDAEQARRILSEHRLRATA; encoded by the coding sequence ATGAGCAGGCTTTTTAGAGACGTCGAAGGCGGGGTGTTGTTCCCGCAGGGAAGCGTGGTCTGCATTGGTGCCTTCGATGGCCTGCACCTGGGCCATCGGGCGCTGGTGCGCCACGCGGTCGCCCGTGCCCGCGCCCTGGGTGTGCCGGCTGTGGCGCTGGGCTTTGAGCCCTTGCCGCGCGAGTTCTTCGCCAAGGACAACCCGCCGCCGCGACTGATGCTGGCCCGTGACAAGGTTGCCACGCTGCGCGAGCTCGGCGTCGACAGCGTTGGCCTGTTGCGCTTTGACGCCAAGATGGTGGCGATCACCGCTGAGGATTTCGTGCGCGACATGCTGGTACGCCGGCTCGGTGCGCGTGAAGTCTGGATCGGCCCCAAGTTCCATTTCGGCAACCGCCGCGGCGGCGATATCGCCTTGCTGCAGGCCATGGGCGCCGAGCTGGGCTTTGTTGCCGGTGAGATCGAGCCGGTTCACCTGAACGGCGAGCGCATTTCCAGCACCCGTATCCGCGAGCTGATTGTCGCTGGCGAGTTCGCCCATGCCGGCGAGTTGCTGGGCCGCCCGTATTCGATTGGTGGCCGCGTCGTGCGCGGGCGCCAGCTCGGCCGCACCCTGGGCTTCCCCACCGCCAACTTGCGTTTCCCGAAAACACCCGCACTTTCTGGTATCTACGCTACCTGGGTACACGGTGTGTTCGAGCAGCCGTGGCCGTCGGTGTCGAGCTTCGGCACCCGCCCAACGGTTGAGGGCGTGGAGCCGCTGCTGGAGGCGCACCTGTTCGACTTCAGTGGCGATCTGTACGGCCGCCATATCGAAGTGGAATTCGTCGCCAAGCTGCGGGATGAAGAAAAGTTCAACGATCTGCCGGCGCTGACCGAGCAGATGCACCGCGACGCAGAGCAAGCGCGTCGCATCCTTTCCGAACACAGATTGCGAGCTACCGCGTGA
- the murJ gene encoding murein biosynthesis integral membrane protein MurJ encodes MLRGLLSFSSMTMISRVLGLVRDQVITTTFGSNAVTDAFWVAFRVPNFLRRLFAEGSFATAFVPVFTEVKETRPHTDLRELMSRVSGTLGGALLVVTALALIFTPQLAFLFSSGATDPAKQGLLIDLFRLTFPFLLFVSLTALAGGALNSFQKFAMPALTPVILNLCMIAGALWLAPRLGGTPEKQILALGWAVLAAGALQLLFQLPGLKGINLLTLPRWGWNHPDVRKVLTLMVPTLFGSSVAQINLLLDTVIAAHLTDGSQSWLSLADRFLELPLGVFGVALGTVILPALARHHVKTDGEGFSNALDWGLRMTLLIAVPAMLALLLLAEPLIATLFQYKKFTEFDTQMTALAVYGLSFGLPAFALLKVVLPAFYSRQDTKTPVRAGLVALVANMVFNFILLAVVFHFMVPPELKAQGVMAALGKQPGLHLALGIASALSSYLNLILLWHWLGKTGVYQRRPGWGGYLLRLLVACSVMVAVLLGLLHWLPAFTPMDKWQRASALAVLVGSGGAAYLLAMIAMGFRPRDLRGH; translated from the coding sequence ATGTTGCGGGGGCTGCTGTCGTTCAGCAGCATGACGATGATTTCCCGGGTTCTGGGCCTGGTTCGTGATCAGGTTATCACTACCACCTTCGGTAGCAACGCCGTCACCGATGCCTTCTGGGTAGCGTTCCGCGTGCCCAATTTCCTGCGCAGGCTGTTTGCCGAGGGCTCGTTCGCCACGGCCTTCGTGCCGGTCTTCACCGAGGTCAAGGAAACCCGCCCGCATACCGATCTGCGCGAGCTGATGTCGCGGGTTTCGGGCACTCTGGGCGGCGCGCTGCTGGTGGTCACCGCGTTGGCGTTGATCTTTACCCCGCAGCTGGCCTTCCTGTTCAGCAGCGGTGCGACGGATCCGGCCAAGCAGGGCCTGCTGATCGACCTGTTCCGGCTCACCTTCCCGTTTCTGCTGTTCGTCTCGTTGACCGCCCTGGCCGGCGGGGCGCTGAACAGTTTCCAGAAATTCGCGATGCCTGCGCTGACGCCGGTAATCCTGAATCTGTGCATGATCGCCGGCGCGCTGTGGCTGGCGCCACGGCTTGGCGGCACGCCGGAAAAGCAGATCCTGGCGCTGGGTTGGGCGGTGCTGGCAGCCGGTGCGCTGCAGCTATTGTTCCAGCTGCCTGGGCTGAAGGGCATCAATCTGCTGACCTTGCCGCGCTGGGGCTGGAATCACCCCGATGTGCGCAAGGTGCTGACCCTGATGGTGCCGACGCTGTTCGGTTCTTCGGTGGCACAGATCAACCTGCTGCTGGATACGGTGATTGCCGCGCATCTCACCGATGGTTCGCAGTCCTGGTTGTCATTGGCTGACCGCTTCCTGGAGCTGCCACTGGGGGTGTTTGGTGTCGCCTTGGGCACGGTGATCCTGCCGGCGCTGGCCCGGCATCATGTCAAGACCGACGGCGAGGGCTTCTCCAATGCCTTGGACTGGGGTCTGCGCATGACCCTGCTGATCGCGGTGCCGGCGATGCTGGCCCTGCTGTTGCTGGCCGAGCCGCTGATCGCCACGCTGTTCCAGTACAAGAAATTCACTGAATTCGACACCCAGATGACCGCGCTGGCGGTTTACGGACTGAGTTTCGGCCTGCCGGCCTTCGCCTTGCTCAAGGTGGTGCTGCCCGCGTTCTATTCGCGCCAGGACACCAAAACCCCGGTTCGCGCGGGCCTGGTCGCGCTGGTCGCCAACATGGTCTTCAACTTCATCCTGCTGGCCGTGGTGTTCCACTTCATGGTGCCGCCGGAGCTGAAGGCGCAGGGCGTGATGGCGGCGCTGGGCAAGCAGCCGGGCCTGCATCTGGCGCTGGGGATTGCCAGTGCGCTGTCCAGCTACCTGAACCTGATCCTGCTCTGGCACTGGTTGGGCAAGACCGGCGTCTACCAGCGCCGGCCGGGCTGGGGCGGCTATCTGCTGCGGCTGCTGGTGGCCTGCTCGGTGATGGTGGCGGTGCTGCTGGGCCTGCTGCATTGGTTGCCCGCGTTCACCCCGATGGACAAATGGCAGCGCGCCAGCGCCCTGGCCGTGCTGGTCGGCAGTGGCGGCGCGGCCTATCTGCTGGCGATGATTGCGATGGGCTTCCGTCCACGTGACCTGCGCGGGCATTGA
- the rpsT gene encoding 30S ribosomal protein S20, with protein sequence MANIKSAKKRAKQTVVRNARNTAQRSMLRTAVKKVIKALDANDAAGAEAAFAVAQPILDRFSARGLIHKNKAARHKSRLTARIKAIKAA encoded by the coding sequence GTGGCCAATATCAAGTCCGCCAAGAAGCGCGCCAAGCAGACCGTTGTGCGCAACGCGCGCAACACGGCTCAGCGTTCGATGCTGCGCACCGCCGTCAAGAAGGTGATCAAGGCTCTGGATGCCAACGACGCCGCTGGCGCCGAGGCAGCCTTTGCCGTCGCCCAGCCGATCCTCGACCGTTTCAGCGCCCGTGGCCTGATTCACAAGAACAAGGCTGCGCGTCACAAGAGCCGTTTGACTGCACGCATCAAAGCCATCAAGGCTGCCTGA
- the obgE gene encoding GTPase ObgE has product MKLVDEAEIEVIAGNGGNGCIGFRREKFIPLGGPDGGDGGNGGSVWIRADENLNTLVDFRHDRIFKAQRGENGMGRQAYGKGGEDLIITVPVGTVVMNVDTDEVIGDMTTHGDRLLVAKGGKGGLGNMHFKSSTNRAPRQALPGEEGEERLLKLELKLLADVGLLGFPNAGKSTLIRAVSAATPKVADYPFTTLYPNLGVVKVENYRSFVIADIPGLIEGAADGAGLGAQFLRHLQRTRLLLHLVDISPMEGGVEGISPVEQVRAIERELGKHDPELLKKPRWLVLNKADLMFEDEAKLAAEQIIKELGWTGPWYLVSALGREGTWPIMKDIMAFFDQQKILEAEERVTRGE; this is encoded by the coding sequence ATGAAACTTGTAGACGAAGCGGAGATCGAAGTCATCGCTGGCAACGGCGGCAATGGCTGTATCGGCTTTCGCCGCGAGAAGTTCATTCCGCTCGGTGGTCCGGATGGTGGTGACGGCGGCAACGGCGGCAGTGTCTGGATCCGCGCCGACGAAAACCTGAACACCCTGGTCGACTTCCGCCATGACCGCATCTTCAAGGCGCAGCGTGGCGAGAACGGCATGGGTCGCCAGGCCTACGGCAAGGGCGGCGAAGACCTGATCATCACCGTGCCGGTTGGCACCGTGGTGATGAACGTCGATACCGATGAAGTCATTGGTGACATGACCACGCATGGCGACCGCCTGCTGGTGGCCAAGGGCGGCAAGGGCGGCCTGGGCAACATGCACTTCAAGAGCTCCACCAACCGCGCGCCGCGTCAGGCGCTGCCGGGTGAAGAGGGCGAAGAGCGTCTGCTCAAGCTGGAGCTGAAGCTGCTGGCCGACGTTGGCCTGCTGGGCTTCCCCAACGCGGGCAAGAGCACCTTGATCCGTGCGGTGTCGGCAGCCACGCCGAAGGTCGCTGATTACCCGTTCACCACCTTGTACCCGAACCTGGGTGTGGTGAAGGTCGAGAATTACCGCAGCTTCGTGATCGCCGACATTCCGGGCCTGATCGAGGGTGCCGCCGACGGTGCTGGCCTGGGTGCGCAGTTCCTGCGTCATCTGCAGCGCACCCGCCTGTTGTTGCACCTCGTCGACATCTCGCCGATGGAAGGTGGTGTCGAAGGTATTTCCCCGGTTGAGCAGGTGCGTGCAATCGAGCGCGAGCTGGGCAAGCACGATCCGGAGCTGCTGAAGAAGCCGCGTTGGCTGGTACTGAACAAGGCCGACCTGATGTTCGAGGACGAAGCCAAGCTGGCGGCGGAGCAGATCATCAAGGAGCTGGGCTGGACCGGCCCGTGGTATCTGGTGTCGGCGTTGGGTCGTGAAGGCACCTGGCCGATCATGAAGGACATCATGGCGTTCTTCGATCAGCAGAAGATCCTGGAAGCCGAAGAGCGCGTGACGCGCGGCGAGTAA
- the rpmA gene encoding 50S ribosomal protein L27, giving the protein MAHKKGVGSSRNGRDSNPKYLGVKIFGGQAIEAGNIIVRQRGTQFHPGTGVGLGRDHTLFALVNGKVEFTVKGANKRRTVSVVTEA; this is encoded by the coding sequence ATGGCACATAAAAAGGGCGTAGGTTCCTCGCGCAACGGTCGCGATTCCAACCCGAAATACCTCGGCGTCAAGATCTTCGGTGGCCAGGCCATCGAAGCAGGCAACATCATCGTGCGTCAGCGCGGCACCCAGTTCCACCCGGGTACCGGCGTCGGCCTGGGCCGTGACCACACGCTGTTCGCGCTGGTCAATGGCAAGGTTGAGTTCACGGTGAAGGGCGCCAACAAGCGTCGTACCGTCAGCGTTGTCACGGAAGCTTAA
- the rplU gene encoding 50S ribosomal protein L21 yields MYAVLVTGGKQYRVVQGETLRVEKLEVEAGSEIKFDTVLMLGDADGIKLGDALKGASVTAKVVAHGRADKVRIIKFRRRKHHMKRQGHRQYYTEIEITGIAG; encoded by the coding sequence ATGTATGCAGTTCTGGTAACAGGCGGTAAGCAGTACCGCGTCGTTCAGGGTGAAACCCTGCGCGTGGAAAAACTCGAAGTCGAAGCCGGCAGCGAGATCAAGTTTGACACCGTCCTGATGCTCGGCGATGCCGACGGCATCAAGCTGGGTGACGCGCTGAAGGGCGCTTCGGTGACCGCAAAGGTTGTGGCTCATGGCCGCGCCGACAAGGTCCGGATCATCAAGTTCCGTCGCCGCAAGCACCACATGAAGCGTCAGGGTCACCGTCAGTACTACACCGAAATCGAAATCACCGGCATTGCCGGCTAA
- the uvrA gene encoding excinuclease ABC subunit UvrA has product MAMDFIRIRGARTHNLKNIDLDLPRDKLIVITGLSGSGKSSLAFDTIYAEGQRRYVESLSAYARQFLSVMEKPDLDHIEGLSPAISIEQKSTSHNPRSTVGTITEIYDYLRLLYARVGSPRCPDHGYPLEAQTVSQMVDQVLTLDPEQRYMLLAPVIRERKGEHAQVFDQLRAQGFVRVRVDGELYEIDEVPALTLRQKHTIEAVIDRFRPREDIKQRLAESFETALKLGDGMATVMALEAADTTPQLFSSKYSCPVCDYALPELEPRLFSFNSPVGACPGCDGLGVAEFFDPNRVVVHPELSLAAGAVRGWDRRNAYYFQLIASLAKHFKFDVDASWQSLPDNVKQAVLYGSGEDQITFTYFTEAGGRNQRKHRFEGIIPNLERRYRETESPAVREELAKYISSRPCPECKGARLNKAARNVFVADRPLPEIAVLPIDEAKRFFSELSLPGWRGEIATKIVKEIGERLGFLVDVGLDYLTLERKADTLSGGEAQRIRLASQIGAGLVGVMYVLDEPSIGLHQRDNERLLGTLTRLRDLGNTVIVVEHDEDAIRLADYVVDIGPGAGVHGGEIVGQGQLQDLLDAPRSLTGQYLSGKRRIEIPARRHKPNPKMTLRLRGASGNNLKNVDLDIPSGLLTCVTGVSGSGKSTLINDTLFSLAANEINGSSHPIAKYKSVEGLDLFDKVVDIDQSPIGRTPRSNPATYTGLFTPLRELYAQVPEARARGYSPGRFSFNVRGGRCEACQGDGLIKVEMHFLPDVYVPCDVCHGKRYNRETLEILYKGYNINDVLQMTVEDALRLFEPVPSIARKLETLMDVGLSYIKLGQSATTLSGGEAQRVKLSKELSRRDTGRTLYILDEPTTGLHFHDIEALLGVLHKLRDEGNTVVVIEHNLDVIKTADWIVDLGPEGGHRGGTVLVTGTPEDVAAHPDSYTGQFLAKMLPSTSARPEQPAAVANKPDARPPRKEKPVKKTAAKKAAAPAKKKASK; this is encoded by the coding sequence ATGGCGATGGATTTCATCCGCATCCGCGGTGCGCGGACGCACAACCTCAAGAACATCGACCTCGACCTGCCCCGCGACAAATTGATCGTGATCACCGGCCTGTCCGGCTCGGGCAAGTCCTCGTTGGCGTTCGACACCATCTATGCCGAAGGCCAGCGCCGCTATGTCGAGTCGCTGTCGGCGTATGCGCGGCAGTTCCTGAGCGTGATGGAAAAGCCCGACCTGGATCACATCGAAGGCCTGTCGCCGGCGATCTCCATCGAGCAGAAGTCCACCTCGCACAATCCGCGTTCGACCGTGGGCACCATCACCGAGATCTACGACTACCTGCGCCTGCTCTACGCCCGCGTCGGCAGCCCGCGCTGCCCGGACCACGGCTATCCGCTGGAAGCGCAGACCGTCAGCCAGATGGTCGACCAGGTGCTCACATTGGATCCGGAGCAGCGCTACATGCTGCTGGCCCCGGTCATCCGTGAGCGCAAGGGCGAGCACGCCCAGGTCTTCGACCAGCTGCGCGCGCAGGGTTTCGTGCGTGTCCGCGTGGATGGCGAGCTGTACGAAATCGATGAAGTGCCGGCGCTGACCCTGCGCCAGAAGCACACCATCGAGGCGGTGATCGACCGTTTCCGCCCGCGCGAGGACATCAAGCAGCGCCTGGCCGAAAGCTTTGAAACCGCGCTCAAGCTGGGCGACGGCATGGCCACGGTGATGGCGCTGGAAGCGGCCGATACCACACCGCAGCTGTTCTCTTCCAAGTACAGCTGCCCGGTCTGCGACTACGCGCTGCCGGAACTGGAACCGCGCCTGTTCTCGTTCAACTCGCCGGTCGGCGCCTGCCCGGGCTGCGACGGCCTGGGTGTGGCCGAATTCTTCGACCCGAACCGCGTAGTCGTGCACCCGGAGCTGTCGCTGGCCGCTGGCGCGGTGCGCGGTTGGGACCGCCGCAACGCCTATTATTTCCAGCTGATCGCCTCGCTGGCCAAGCACTTCAAGTTCGACGTGGATGCCAGCTGGCAATCGCTGCCGGACAACGTCAAGCAGGCCGTGCTGTACGGCAGCGGCGAAGACCAGATCACCTTCACCTATTTCACCGAAGCCGGTGGCCGCAACCAGCGCAAGCACCGCTTCGAAGGCATCATTCCCAATCTTGAGCGCCGCTACCGCGAGACCGAATCGCCGGCCGTGCGTGAGGAGTTGGCCAAGTACATCAGCTCGCGGCCGTGCCCGGAGTGCAAGGGCGCACGCTTGAACAAGGCAGCGCGCAATGTATTCGTCGCCGACCGCCCGCTGCCGGAAATCGCGGTGCTGCCGATCGACGAGGCCAAGCGCTTCTTCAGCGAGTTGAGCCTGCCCGGCTGGCGCGGCGAGATCGCCACCAAGATCGTCAAGGAAATCGGCGAGCGGCTCGGCTTCCTGGTCGACGTCGGCCTGGATTACCTCACCCTGGAACGCAAGGCCGACACCTTGTCCGGCGGCGAAGCACAGCGCATCCGTCTGGCCTCGCAGATCGGCGCCGGCCTGGTCGGCGTGATGTACGTGCTCGACGAGCCGTCCATCGGCCTGCACCAGCGCGACAACGAGCGCCTGCTCGGCACCCTCACCCGCCTGCGCGACCTCGGCAATACGGTGATCGTGGTCGAACATGATGAAGACGCAATCCGGTTGGCCGACTACGTGGTCGATATCGGCCCGGGCGCTGGCGTGCATGGCGGCGAAATCGTCGGCCAGGGCCAGCTGCAGGACCTGCTGGATGCACCACGTTCGCTGACCGGCCAGTACCTGTCGGGCAAGCGCCGCATCGAGATTCCGGCACGTCGGCACAAGCCCAATCCGAAGATGACGCTGCGCCTGCGCGGCGCCAGCGGCAACAACCTGAAGAATGTGGACCTGGACATTCCGTCGGGCCTGCTGACCTGCGTGACCGGCGTGTCGGGCTCGGGCAAATCGACGCTGATCAACGACACTTTGTTCTCGCTGGCCGCCAACGAGATCAACGGCTCCTCTCACCCCATCGCCAAGTACAAGAGCGTGGAGGGGCTGGACCTGTTCGACAAGGTGGTGGACATCGACCAGTCGCCGATTGGCCGCACCCCGCGTTCCAACCCGGCAACCTATACCGGCCTGTTCACGCCGCTGCGCGAGCTGTACGCACAGGTGCCCGAAGCGCGTGCACGCGGTTATTCGCCGGGCCGTTTCAGCTTCAATGTACGCGGCGGCCGCTGCGAAGCCTGCCAGGGCGATGGCCTGATCAAGGTGGAGATGCACTTCCTGCCGGACGTGTATGTGCCTTGCGATGTCTGCCACGGCAAGCGCTACAACCGCGAGACGCTGGAGATCCTGTACAAGGGCTACAACATCAACGACGTGCTGCAGATGACGGTGGAAGATGCGCTGCGCCTGTTCGAGCCGGTGCCGTCGATCGCACGCAAGCTGGAAACGCTGATGGACGTGGGCTTGAGTTACATCAAGCTGGGCCAGAGCGCGACCACGTTGTCCGGCGGTGAGGCGCAGCGCGTCAAACTGTCCAAGGAATTGTCGCGCCGTGATACCGGCCGCACCTTGTACATCCTCGACGAGCCGACCACCGGCCTGCACTTCCACGACATCGAAGCCCTGCTCGGCGTGCTGCACAAGCTGCGCGACGAGGGCAACACGGTGGTGGTGATCGAGCACAACCTGGACGTGATCAAGACCGCCGACTGGATCGTCGATCTGGGTCCGGAAGGCGGCCATCGCGGCGGCACCGTGCTGGTCACCGGCACGCCGGAAGACGTGGCGGCACACCCGGACTCTTACACCGGCCAGTTCCTGGCCAAGATGCTGCCTTCCACCAGCGCGCGCCCAGAACAACCGGCCGCGGTTGCCAACAAGCCCGATGCGCGCCCGCCGCGCAAGGAAAAGCCGGTCAAGAAGACCGCCGCCAAGAAGGCTGCCGCCCCCGCAAAGAAAAAGGCTTCGAAATGA
- a CDS encoding acyl-CoA thioesterase, translating to MSSEHKQLARVPISVRWRDMDSMGHVNNAKYVSYLEEARVRWMLGVEGVSMNDRIAPVVANTNINYRLPIVWPNDIVVELFVERLGNSSVTIGHRIVDQNDDSKLYSDGNVVVVWMDTQTGKSAPLPEAVRGASS from the coding sequence ATGAGCAGTGAGCATAAGCAACTGGCCCGCGTACCGATCAGCGTGCGCTGGCGCGACATGGACTCGATGGGCCACGTCAACAACGCCAAGTACGTGTCCTACCTGGAGGAAGCGCGCGTGCGCTGGATGCTGGGCGTGGAAGGCGTGTCGATGAACGACCGCATCGCCCCGGTGGTGGCCAATACCAACATCAACTACCGGCTGCCGATCGTGTGGCCGAACGACATCGTGGTGGAGTTGTTCGTCGAGCGCCTGGGCAACAGCAGCGTGACCATCGGTCACCGCATCGTTGACCAGAATGACGACAGCAAGCTGTATTCGGACGGCAATGTGGTGGTGGTGTGGATGGACACGCAGACCGGCAAGAGCGCGCCGTTGCCGGAGGCTGTGCGCGGGGCTTCGAGCTGA